The Halococcus agarilyticus genome includes a region encoding these proteins:
- a CDS encoding ABC transporter ATP-binding protein — protein MALLETRGLVKRFNGLTATDDVDIAIEEGERVSVIGPNGAGKTTLINLITRMLEPTEGDIVFQGESITDRAPYEVVQQGISKSFQTASIFPELTVEENAEIAALGAEHGSFRLNFLRHRNRYSTVDDATRRTLEAVDLWGQREVPAADLPYGDKRRLEIGIALASEPDLLLMDEPTAGMSPEETSATVSLIEDVKEELGLTLVLIEHDMEIVFEVSDRIIVLNRGRVIAEGTPEEIQGDPDVQEAYLGGVEL, from the coding sequence ATGGCGCTGCTCGAAACCCGCGGGCTCGTGAAACGGTTCAACGGGCTCACCGCGACCGACGACGTCGACATCGCGATCGAGGAGGGCGAGCGCGTGAGCGTGATCGGCCCGAACGGCGCGGGCAAGACCACCCTCATCAACCTCATCACCCGGATGCTCGAACCGACCGAGGGCGACATCGTGTTCCAGGGCGAGTCGATCACCGACCGTGCGCCCTACGAGGTGGTCCAGCAGGGGATCAGCAAGTCGTTCCAGACCGCCTCGATCTTCCCGGAGCTCACGGTCGAGGAGAACGCCGAGATCGCTGCGCTGGGTGCCGAGCACGGCTCCTTCCGGCTCAACTTCCTCCGCCACCGCAACCGGTATTCGACGGTCGACGACGCGACTCGACGCACCCTCGAAGCCGTCGATCTCTGGGGCCAGCGCGAGGTGCCAGCGGCCGATCTCCCCTACGGCGACAAGCGCCGCCTGGAGATCGGGATCGCGCTCGCGAGCGAGCCGGACCTCCTCCTGATGGACGAACCCACCGCCGGGATGAGCCCCGAGGAGACCAGCGCGACCGTCTCGCTCATCGAGGACGTGAAGGAGGAGCTCGGGCTCACGCTGGTGTTGATCGAACACGACATGGAGATCGTCTTCGAGGTCTCGGATCGGATCATCGTGCTCAATCGGGGCCGGGTCATCGCGGAGGGAACTCCCGAGGAGATACAGGGCGATCCGGACGTCCAAGAGGCCTATCTCGGTGGTGTCGAGCTGTGA
- a CDS encoding ABC transporter ATP-binding protein: MSLLTLDAVDAYYDESHILRDLSMTVEDGEICALLGRNGAGKTTTLRSIASSKPPDVRDGTITYDGEDITGRAVEDVAMAGISLVPEERRIFADLTVGENLHLADVARNRSNTFGRSVQVERSGMSTEEVFEFFPRLEERESQKAGTLSGGEQQMLAIGRALKQNTELLMLDEPYEGLAPQIIEAVENAIERIRDAGTTLLLVEQNAAAAIKIADRCYVIDQGAIVFDGTAEELREDDETRERYLGV, from the coding sequence GTGAGCCTGCTCACGCTCGACGCGGTCGACGCGTACTACGACGAGAGCCACATCCTCCGCGACCTCTCGATGACGGTCGAGGACGGCGAGATCTGTGCGCTGCTCGGTCGCAACGGCGCGGGCAAGACGACGACGCTGCGGTCGATCGCGAGTTCGAAGCCACCCGACGTCCGCGACGGCACGATCACCTACGACGGCGAGGACATCACCGGGAGAGCCGTCGAGGACGTCGCGATGGCCGGCATCTCGCTGGTGCCCGAGGAGCGTCGCATCTTCGCGGACCTCACTGTCGGGGAGAACCTCCACCTCGCGGACGTCGCCCGCAATCGCTCGAACACGTTCGGCCGGTCGGTACAGGTCGAGCGGAGCGGGATGTCGACCGAGGAGGTGTTCGAGTTCTTCCCGCGACTCGAAGAGCGCGAATCCCAGAAGGCGGGCACGCTCTCCGGCGGGGAGCAGCAGATGCTCGCGATCGGGCGCGCGCTGAAGCAGAACACCGAGCTGCTGATGCTCGACGAACCGTACGAGGGGCTCGCACCGCAGATCATCGAGGCGGTCGAGAACGCGATCGAGCGGATCCGCGACGCTGGAACCACCCTCTTGCTGGTCGAGCAGAACGCCGCGGCGGCGATCAAGATCGCGGATCGGTGTTACGTGATCGATCAGGGTGCGATCGTCTTCGATGGCACCGCCGAGGAGCTTCGCGAGGACGACGAAACCCGCGAACGGTATCTCGGCGTATGA
- a CDS encoding thioredoxin family protein, with protein sequence MTGDETDSQHVRAGPNGDAGGGVDDGTGRDTHPDAEALLDALVEGGVVSVDPETTTVTTTTEFEDTRAVYHDTYADSSIERFHGSVAEVFGLDSPEAAAERIDELGVTREEFVAFLAIDAHLDRSPSTAILARMARVVRELGPGTPVPEGVVELDDESYEGFVSSHDRAIVTVWKHHCDPCETMKDDLDAILAAVPDDVAVGGLDGESSPEFRRVSGIDAAPAMALFENGELREGFTGRATPDRVAAACTDVYDGTDGA encoded by the coding sequence ATGACGGGCGACGAGACCGACAGCCAGCACGTGCGCGCTGGGCCAAACGGGGACGCTGGCGGCGGCGTCGACGACGGCACCGGAAGGGATACCCACCCCGACGCCGAGGCGCTCCTCGACGCGCTCGTCGAGGGTGGCGTGGTCTCGGTCGATCCGGAGACCACGACCGTGACGACGACCACTGAGTTCGAGGACACTCGCGCGGTGTATCACGACACCTACGCCGATTCGTCGATCGAACGGTTTCACGGATCGGTCGCCGAGGTGTTCGGCCTCGACTCACCTGAGGCCGCCGCCGAGCGGATCGACGAGCTCGGCGTCACCCGCGAGGAGTTCGTCGCGTTCCTCGCGATCGACGCCCACCTCGACCGGTCGCCGTCGACGGCGATCCTCGCCCGGATGGCGCGCGTCGTCCGCGAGCTGGGACCGGGAACGCCGGTTCCGGAGGGAGTGGTCGAGCTTGACGACGAGAGCTACGAGGGGTTCGTCTCGTCACACGACCGCGCGATCGTCACGGTCTGGAAACACCACTGTGACCCCTGCGAGACGATGAAGGACGACCTCGACGCCATCCTCGCGGCGGTCCCCGACGACGTGGCCGTCGGGGGCCTCGACGGCGAGAGTAGTCCAGAATTCCGGCGTGTGTCGGGCATCGACGCCGCCCCAGCGATGGCGCTGTTCGAGAACGGGGAGTTGCGAGAGGGGTTCACCGGCCGGGCGACGCCCGATCGCGTCGCCGCGGCGTGTACCGATGTCTACGACGGCACCGACGGTGCGTAG
- a CDS encoding universal stress protein, with translation MYEILLCVDADGTSLDRQLDAVTDLPSAADEVHATICHVFGENPSGASVTQIGAVRRALDRLEDAGIETSVAEESGDPTDAILRLATERDADAIYIGGRKRNPSGKALFGSVTQSVILNAERPVLVAGLND, from the coding sequence ATGTACGAGATCCTGCTGTGTGTCGACGCCGACGGGACGAGCCTCGACCGACAGCTCGATGCCGTCACCGACCTGCCGAGCGCGGCCGACGAGGTTCACGCCACGATCTGTCACGTCTTCGGCGAGAACCCCTCGGGGGCGTCCGTGACCCAGATCGGAGCGGTCCGCCGCGCGCTCGATCGTCTCGAAGACGCCGGGATCGAGACCTCGGTCGCGGAGGAGAGCGGCGATCCGACCGACGCCATCCTTCGACTGGCCACCGAGCGCGACGCCGACGCGATCTATATCGGTGGGCGAAAGCGCAACCCCTCGGGGAAGGCGCTGTTCGGCAGCGTGACCCAGTCGGTGATCCTCAACGCCGAGCGCCCGGTGCTCGTGGCCGGCCTGAACGACTGA
- a CDS encoding DUF7537 family lipoprotein → MPEHCEERRLRCCDASECRSAPRPRTRRLLPLLLVVCVVLAGCNGVFGSDAGTPERTLTPAAVPTDEPTPTPVPQLAPGLTGEGVVNASALAAAHDATLDDTSFTVRRTVTYRTRNGTSIRRIESVTRVADDGRFRITKRWNGSTPLRRVAYYDDGERLLVATTGTDDATTYRQASPGTVVAQRSSVAAAGSRRIETMFVAGETVVAGRTERNGTTVYRLVPAETLRRSPETTTGLGRAVSVEARVTDRGRVRSYTLVQRLSGEGSDGAASIVVSTRYSRVGSTDVERPAWYGTALAATDVTTANRTGARTETATTATAATRTVQRRERRATAIAVGQAS, encoded by the coding sequence ATGCCCGAACACTGCGAAGAGCGGCGACTTAGGTGTTGTGACGCGTCCGAGTGCCGGAGCGCACCACGGCCACGCACGCGCCGCCTCCTCCCGCTCTTGCTCGTCGTTTGCGTCGTTCTTGCGGGCTGTAACGGCGTTTTCGGGAGCGACGCAGGGACCCCCGAGCGAACGCTCACGCCGGCGGCCGTCCCGACCGACGAGCCGACACCGACACCCGTGCCGCAGCTCGCGCCCGGTCTCACCGGCGAGGGCGTCGTGAACGCCAGCGCGCTCGCGGCGGCACACGACGCCACGCTCGACGACACGTCGTTCACCGTCCGGCGGACGGTGACGTATCGCACTCGCAACGGCACGTCGATCCGGCGGATCGAGAGCGTGACTCGCGTCGCCGACGACGGCCGGTTCCGGATCACGAAACGCTGGAACGGGTCGACGCCCTTGCGACGCGTGGCGTACTACGACGACGGCGAGCGGCTGCTCGTGGCGACGACCGGCACGGACGACGCGACGACCTATCGCCAGGCGTCGCCGGGGACGGTCGTCGCCCAGCGGTCTTCGGTCGCCGCAGCGGGAAGCCGACGGATCGAGACGATGTTCGTCGCTGGCGAGACGGTCGTCGCCGGACGAACGGAGCGCAACGGGACCACGGTCTACCGCCTCGTGCCGGCAGAGACGCTCCGGCGCTCGCCCGAGACGACGACCGGCCTCGGTCGGGCCGTCAGCGTCGAGGCGCGCGTCACCGACCGGGGCCGCGTTCGGAGCTACACGCTCGTCCAGCGCCTCAGCGGCGAGGGATCGGACGGGGCGGCGAGCATCGTCGTCTCGACGCGCTACAGCCGGGTCGGTTCGACCGACGTCGAACGCCCCGCGTGGTACGGCACGGCGCTCGCGGCGACTGACGTGACGACAGCGAACCGGACCGGGGCCAGGACCGAGACAGCCACGACAGCGACGGCAGCCACTCGAACGGTCCAACGTCGTGAGCGCCGGGCGACGGCGATCGCCGTCGGTCAGGCGTCGTAG
- a CDS encoding DUF7520 family protein produces the protein MSENPTATTPSTGRRGRSVVLVVYAVVVAIAGLTGFLLGTFGPDELRPVDLFFLIELQPTPLGLAAYGMGTMGVGLGILLVLVSYASQRYDA, from the coding sequence ATGTCGGAGAACCCGACGGCGACGACGCCATCGACGGGGCGGCGCGGCCGGTCGGTGGTTCTCGTCGTCTACGCCGTCGTCGTCGCCATCGCGGGGCTCACGGGATTCCTGCTCGGGACGTTCGGCCCCGACGAGCTCCGACCGGTCGATCTCTTCTTCCTGATCGAACTCCAGCCCACGCCGCTCGGCCTCGCGGCCTACGGGATGGGGACGATGGGCGTCGGCCTCGGGATCCTCCTCGTGCTCGTGAGCTACGCCTCGCAGCGCTACGACGCCTGA
- a CDS encoding cytochrome c oxidase subunit I → MGLLLAGVAAWLARIEDWRSYTPLAGGGGGAVGGETGYAHEEKPGGIIRWLTSVDHKDIGILYGTYAVVAFSVGGIMVMLMRAELLAPATDVIGAEFYNSLLTSHGITMLFLFGTPAIAAFGNYFIPLLIGADDMAFPRINAIAFWLLPPGAILVWAGFFTAPIASLDIVPAQTAWTMYTPLSAGVGSGTQANVGVDLMLLGLHLTGVSATMGAINFIATIFTERGPDVNWANLDIFSWTILTQSGLILFAFPLLGSALIMLLLDRNFATTFFAAGEGGGPILWQHLFWFFGHPEVYILALPPMGILSLVIPKFSGRKLFGFKFVVYSTLAIGVLSFGVWAHHMFSTGIDPRIRASFMAVSLAIAIPSAVKTFNWITTMWGGNVRLTAPMLFCIGAVSNFIIGGVTGVFLASIPVDLVLHDTYYVVGHFHYIVMGLLGFAFFAGIYYWFPIFTGKMYQKRLAKAHFWLTAIGTNLTFFAMLFLGYLGMPRRYATYDFPIGPVNIVTVFHQVATLGALIIFVGQVIWVWNFVQSWYEAPSMEDADPWNLKETGQFTHEWQWHERRTETAIADGGEDTDEETAMTDGGEREHGERDPRRSAERSDGGERSESADDERTGDSQPSEDE, encoded by the coding sequence ATGGGACTGCTCCTCGCGGGCGTCGCTGCGTGGCTCGCCCGCATCGAGGACTGGCGCTCGTACACGCCGCTGGCTGGCGGCGGTGGCGGTGCCGTCGGCGGGGAGACCGGCTACGCCCACGAGGAGAAGCCCGGCGGGATCATCCGGTGGTTGACGTCGGTGGATCACAAGGACATCGGGATCCTCTACGGCACGTACGCCGTCGTCGCCTTCTCGGTCGGCGGCATCATGGTGATGCTGATGCGCGCGGAGCTCCTCGCGCCCGCCACCGACGTCATCGGCGCGGAGTTCTACAACTCGCTGCTCACGAGCCACGGCATCACGATGCTATTTTTGTTCGGGACGCCCGCGATCGCGGCGTTCGGGAACTACTTCATCCCCCTCCTGATCGGTGCCGACGACATGGCGTTCCCGCGGATCAACGCCATCGCGTTCTGGCTCCTTCCACCGGGGGCGATCCTCGTCTGGGCCGGCTTCTTCACCGCCCCGATCGCGAGCCTCGACATCGTCCCGGCACAGACCGCGTGGACGATGTACACCCCGCTGTCGGCGGGCGTCGGGAGCGGCACCCAGGCCAACGTCGGCGTCGACCTCATGCTGTTGGGGCTGCACCTCACCGGCGTCTCGGCCACGATGGGGGCGATCAACTTCATCGCCACCATCTTCACCGAGCGCGGGCCCGACGTCAACTGGGCGAACCTCGACATCTTCTCGTGGACCATCCTGACCCAGTCCGGGCTGATCCTGTTCGCGTTCCCGCTGCTGGGGAGCGCGCTCATCATGCTCCTGCTCGATCGGAACTTCGCGACGACCTTTTTCGCGGCCGGGGAGGGTGGCGGGCCGATCCTCTGGCAGCACCTGTTCTGGTTCTTCGGCCACCCCGAGGTGTACATCCTCGCGCTGCCGCCGATGGGGATACTGAGCCTCGTGATCCCGAAGTTCAGCGGACGGAAGCTGTTCGGGTTCAAGTTCGTCGTCTACTCGACGCTCGCGATCGGGGTGCTCTCGTTCGGCGTCTGGGCGCACCACATGTTCTCCACGGGGATCGATCCCCGGATCCGTGCGAGCTTCATGGCGGTCTCGCTCGCGATCGCGATCCCGAGCGCGGTCAAGACGTTCAACTGGATCACCACGATGTGGGGCGGCAACGTCCGGCTGACTGCCCCAATGTTGTTCTGTATCGGCGCGGTGTCGAACTTCATCATCGGCGGCGTCACGGGCGTGTTCCTCGCCTCCATTCCTGTCGACCTCGTGCTCCACGACACCTACTACGTGGTGGGTCACTTCCACTACATCGTGATGGGGCTGCTCGGGTTCGCCTTCTTCGCCGGCATCTACTACTGGTTCCCGATCTTCACCGGGAAGATGTACCAGAAGCGCCTCGCGAAGGCGCACTTCTGGCTGACGGCGATCGGGACCAACCTCACCTTTTTCGCCATGCTATTTTTGGGCTACCTCGGGATGCCCCGGCGGTACGCGACCTACGACTTCCCGATCGGGCCGGTGAACATCGTGACCGTCTTCCACCAGGTCGCGACGCTCGGCGCGCTGATCATCTTCGTCGGCCAGGTCATCTGGGTCTGGAACTTCGTCCAGTCGTGGTACGAGGCCCCATCGATGGAGGACGCGGACCCGTGGAACCTGAAGGAGACCGGCCAGTTCACCCACGAGTGGCAGTGGCACGAGCGCCGGACCGAGACCGCGATCGCCGACGGTGGCGAGGACACTGATGAGGAGACGGCGATGACCGACGGCGGTGAGCGCGAGCACGGCGAGCGCGATCCTCGTCGGAGCGCGGAGCGATCCGACGGCGGCGAGCGTAGCGAGTCCGCCGACGACGAACGGACCGGCGACAGCCAACCGTCCGAGGACGAGTGA
- a CDS encoding DUF6684 family protein — MAERTFDRETLLDLTVNVIPLGIILFFVVLFLVIRPWEQNLVLTVVSMALLVVPFVALALLTYLSGRVIASAEQADASATDEDSGTLESGSKGATSDLSEGVTAETADENRNEGGEADDLEPAVTEADSN, encoded by the coding sequence ATGGCAGAGCGTACCTTCGACCGCGAGACGCTCCTCGACCTCACGGTCAACGTCATCCCGCTCGGGATCATCCTGTTCTTCGTGGTGCTCTTTCTCGTCATCAGGCCGTGGGAACAGAACCTCGTTCTGACCGTGGTCAGCATGGCGCTCCTGGTGGTTCCGTTCGTCGCCCTCGCCCTCCTCACGTATCTCTCCGGCCGCGTCATTGCGAGTGCGGAGCAAGCCGACGCCAGCGCGACGGACGAGGACTCGGGCACCCTCGAATCCGGCTCGAAAGGGGCGACCAGCGACCTGTCCGAGGGCGTCACCGCCGAAACTGCCGACGAGAACAGGAACGAGGGCGGCGAGGCGGACGACCTCGAACCTGCGGTCACCGAAGCCGACTCCAACTGA
- a CDS encoding DUF7541 family protein, whose protein sequence is MDEQPGVSDQYRTSSPWPVIVVLGFVCSELGLLFNVFPVAVGGLLLLVAAVAGIVQESGYADRPWNLLVGLGGVLVLLGGVLTVTQLAAVTPDALVTIVREPNGIVARGVAVVVAGLVALVAGAGGRYVESEPY, encoded by the coding sequence ATGGACGAGCAGCCGGGTGTGAGCGACCAGTACCGGACGTCGAGCCCGTGGCCGGTGATCGTGGTGCTCGGGTTCGTGTGTTCGGAGCTCGGACTGCTGTTCAACGTCTTCCCGGTCGCGGTCGGCGGCCTGCTCCTCCTGGTCGCCGCGGTCGCAGGGATCGTCCAGGAGTCGGGCTACGCCGACCGGCCGTGGAACCTGCTCGTGGGGCTCGGCGGTGTGCTCGTACTGCTCGGCGGCGTCCTCACCGTGACGCAGCTCGCCGCCGTGACGCCGGACGCGCTCGTGACTATCGTACGCGAACCCAACGGAATCGTCGCTCGGGGTGTGGCGGTCGTCGTCGCGGGCCTGGTCGCGCTCGTCGCGGGGGCTGGCGGGCGGTACGTCGAGAGCGAGCCGTACTGA
- a CDS encoding cytochrome c oxidase subunit 3 — MGTADDTAEEHGGHHLPADEDWPRGFGEASWWPFVSAAGAAGIYVGAALFLLGRGDVDIVPPIAGPAVVVASAGLFLAGLFGWLYHAFVADFWSRGTDEHSADTLRFAMVLFLGTEIATFGAGFIYYFFIRVGTWTPGELPHLLSSLVLANTAILVISSFTFHFAEVALRKGNRRRFLGLLSVTAILGIVFIGGQILEYYEFIVNEGFTLTSGIFASAFFGLTGLHGLHVTMGAVLIGIVLVRAFAGQYSAERHTSVSTVSMYWHFVDVVWLFLVVVLYVGAVV, encoded by the coding sequence ATGGGAACAGCGGACGACACGGCGGAGGAACACGGCGGCCACCATCTCCCGGCGGACGAGGACTGGCCGCGCGGGTTCGGCGAGGCGAGCTGGTGGCCCTTCGTGAGCGCGGCGGGCGCGGCCGGGATATACGTCGGCGCGGCGCTCTTCCTGTTGGGACGTGGCGACGTGGACATCGTGCCACCGATCGCCGGCCCGGCGGTGGTCGTCGCGAGCGCCGGCCTGTTCCTCGCCGGGCTGTTCGGCTGGCTGTATCACGCCTTCGTCGCCGACTTCTGGTCGCGCGGCACCGACGAACACAGCGCGGACACCCTCCGCTTTGCGATGGTGTTGTTCCTCGGCACCGAGATCGCCACCTTCGGGGCGGGGTTCATCTACTACTTCTTCATCCGGGTCGGCACGTGGACGCCTGGCGAGCTTCCGCACTTGCTGAGCTCGCTGGTGCTCGCGAACACCGCGATCCTCGTGATCAGCAGCTTCACGTTCCACTTCGCCGAGGTCGCGCTCCGAAAGGGCAATCGCCGTCGGTTCCTCGGCTTGCTCTCTGTCACTGCGATTCTCGGGATCGTCTTCATTGGGGGCCAGATCCTCGAATACTACGAGTTCATCGTCAACGAAGGGTTCACGCTCACCAGCGGCATCTTCGCGAGCGCCTTCTTCGGGCTCACCGGTCTCCACGGTCTCCACGTCACGATGGGCGCAGTCTTGATCGGGATCGTCCTCGTTCGGGCGTTCGCCGGGCAGTACTCCGCCGAGCGCCACACCTCCGTCAGTACGGTCTCGATGTACTGGCACTTCGTCGACGTGGTCTGGCTCTTCCTCGTCGTGGTGCTCTACGTCGGGGCCGTGGTCTAA
- a CDS encoding FAD-binding and (Fe-S)-binding domain-containing protein, with protein sequence MTEGVRQSAGTDPTDHDVNYDYRSAEVARPELLDDLRSRIEGDARFDTYTRQLYATDASAYEVTPIGVVFPRSTADVARVMGYCAEREIPVLPRGGGTSLAGQAVNEAVVLDFTRYMDSLLDVDPESGTARAEPGIYLADIDEALAPHGLKFAPDPAWGDKSALGGAIGNNSTGAHSLVYGKTDAYVESCEVVLADGTVTEFGEISIEELRERADSAGDLEARIHAAVARIVDEERATIEDAYPDLKRNVSGYDLDRVVEDANSGSVNLARLLCGSEGTLAIVTAATVSLEPIPETKAVALLSYDSLGDAMEDVASILDHDPAAVEVMDDVLLDLARDTSEFADVVGMLPDGTDSVLLVEFYADSDDDGKQQVADLVVDRVSGADPAAEPSDGAAETTEDRRYARAAMEAHDADTRAQFWKLRKSGLPILLSRTSDAKHISFIEDCAVPAERLPEYVDGFQAILDDNDTFASFYAHAGPGVLHVRPLIDTKTVEGVGRMGRIADAVTDLVVELDGSVSGEHGDGRARTQWNRKLYGDRLWGVFRDLKSAFDPDWLLNPGQVCGLPDEGASSTGQRDANSLDLTENLRFDPDYEFDARFDPTLQWNNENGFEGMVELCHGCGGCRGHQSTTGGTMCPTYRAANEEIQSTRGRANLLRQAMSGDLAAGEQFDVEFMQEVMDLCIGCKGCANDCPSEVDMAKLKAEITHEHHQRHGTSLRDRLFANVDRLSALGSRFAPVSNWASELPGARTILEKTVGIAAERSLPTFHDESFEAWFDARGGAQVTAGDAERKVLLFPDTYTNYNHPDAGKAAVEVLEAAGIHVRLPLGVADSGRPAFSKGFLDEARAAAEQNVAALAPLVRRGWDVVIVEPSDAVMVQSDYSDLLGPDESVPTGTVAAGEGGEQPATDGGVRTSDVECVAGNTYGVMEYVDRFRLDEALGATVPDESLTYHGHCHQKATKKDHHAVGVLRRAGYDIDPLDSGCCGMAGSFGYEAEHLSMSRAIADVLFEQVDRSDGDRVVAPGASCRSQLGERENTEPPHPIEKLAETL encoded by the coding sequence ATGACCGAAGGGGTTCGGCAGTCGGCCGGGACCGATCCGACCGACCACGACGTGAACTACGACTATCGAAGTGCGGAAGTCGCCAGACCCGAACTCCTCGACGATCTTCGCTCGCGGATCGAGGGCGACGCACGCTTCGACACGTACACCAGGCAGCTGTACGCGACCGACGCGAGCGCCTACGAGGTGACACCCATCGGGGTCGTGTTCCCCCGCTCGACCGCCGACGTCGCCAGGGTGATGGGCTACTGCGCCGAGCGGGAGATTCCGGTGCTCCCGCGCGGCGGCGGGACGAGCCTCGCAGGACAGGCCGTCAACGAGGCCGTCGTCCTCGATTTCACTCGGTACATGGATTCGCTCCTCGACGTCGACCCCGAGTCGGGGACCGCGCGCGCCGAGCCAGGGATCTACCTCGCCGACATCGACGAGGCGCTCGCCCCCCACGGACTGAAGTTCGCTCCCGACCCGGCGTGGGGCGACAAGAGCGCGCTCGGCGGGGCGATCGGTAACAACAGCACGGGAGCGCACTCGCTGGTGTACGGCAAGACCGACGCCTACGTCGAGTCCTGTGAGGTCGTGCTCGCCGACGGCACCGTGACCGAGTTCGGCGAGATCTCGATCGAGGAACTCCGCGAGCGCGCCGATTCGGCGGGCGACCTCGAGGCCCGAATCCACGCCGCGGTCGCACGGATCGTCGACGAGGAGCGGGCGACGATCGAGGACGCCTACCCCGATCTCAAGCGCAACGTCTCGGGGTACGACCTCGATCGGGTGGTCGAGGATGCGAACTCGGGAAGCGTCAACCTCGCCCGCCTGCTCTGTGGCAGCGAGGGCACCCTCGCGATCGTCACCGCGGCCACCGTGTCGCTCGAACCGATCCCCGAAACGAAGGCCGTGGCGCTGCTGTCCTACGACTCGCTGGGCGACGCGATGGAGGACGTCGCGTCGATCCTCGACCACGATCCCGCCGCGGTCGAGGTGATGGACGACGTGTTGCTCGATCTCGCGCGCGACACCAGCGAGTTCGCGGACGTCGTCGGCATGCTGCCCGACGGCACCGACTCCGTCCTCCTCGTCGAGTTCTACGCCGACTCGGACGACGACGGCAAACAGCAGGTTGCCGACCTCGTTGTCGACCGAGTATCTGGAGCTGACCCGGCGGCGGAGCCGAGCGACGGCGCGGCCGAAACGACGGAAGACCGACGGTACGCCCGGGCGGCGATGGAGGCCCACGATGCCGACACCCGCGCGCAGTTCTGGAAGCTCCGCAAATCCGGCCTTCCCATTTTGCTCTCGCGGACCTCGGACGCGAAACACATCTCGTTCATCGAGGACTGTGCCGTGCCGGCCGAGCGCCTCCCGGAGTACGTCGACGGCTTTCAGGCAATCCTCGACGACAACGACACGTTCGCGAGTTTCTACGCCCACGCCGGGCCTGGCGTGCTCCACGTCAGACCGCTCATCGACACCAAAACCGTGGAGGGCGTCGGTCGGATGGGGCGCATCGCCGACGCCGTGACCGATCTCGTGGTCGAACTCGACGGCTCGGTGTCGGGCGAACACGGCGACGGCCGCGCCCGCACCCAGTGGAACCGGAAACTGTACGGCGATCGTCTCTGGGGCGTCTTCCGCGACCTCAAGTCGGCGTTCGATCCCGACTGGCTCCTCAATCCCGGTCAGGTCTGTGGTCTCCCCGACGAGGGAGCGAGCAGTACCGGACAGAGGGATGCGAACTCGCTCGATCTAACCGAGAACCTCCGGTTCGATCCGGACTACGAGTTCGACGCCAGGTTCGATCCCACACTTCAGTGGAATAACGAGAACGGGTTCGAGGGGATGGTCGAGCTCTGTCACGGCTGTGGCGGCTGTCGGGGCCACCAATCGACGACCGGCGGCACGATGTGTCCGACCTACCGCGCTGCGAACGAGGAAATCCAGAGCACCCGCGGGCGGGCGAACCTGCTTCGCCAGGCGATGAGCGGCGACCTCGCCGCGGGCGAGCAGTTCGACGTCGAGTTCATGCAGGAGGTGATGGACCTCTGTATCGGTTGCAAGGGCTGTGCGAACGACTGCCCGAGCGAGGTCGACATGGCCAAGCTGAAGGCCGAGATCACCCACGAACACCACCAGCGCCACGGCACGAGCCTCCGCGACCGGCTGTTCGCGAACGTCGACCGGCTCTCGGCGCTCGGGAGTCGGTTCGCGCCGGTGTCGAACTGGGCGTCCGAGTTGCCTGGCGCGCGCACCATCCTCGAGAAGACCGTCGGTATCGCCGCCGAGCGCAGTCTGCCGACCTTCCACGACGAGAGCTTCGAGGCGTGGTTCGACGCACGCGGCGGCGCGCAGGTGACGGCCGGCGACGCCGAGCGGAAGGTCCTCCTGTTCCCGGACACGTACACGAACTACAACCATCCCGACGCCGGGAAGGCCGCCGTCGAAGTGCTCGAAGCCGCCGGAATCCACGTCCGGCTGCCGCTCGGCGTCGCCGACAGCGGCCGGCCGGCGTTCTCGAAGGGATTTCTCGACGAAGCACGCGCGGCCGCCGAGCAGAACGTCGCCGCGCTCGCGCCGCTCGTTCGACGCGGGTGGGACGTCGTGATCGTCGAGCCCTCCGACGCGGTCATGGTTCAGTCCGACTATTCGGATCTGCTCGGGCCTGACGAGAGCGTGCCGACGGGCACCGTCGCGGCCGGTGAGGGCGGCGAGCAGCCGGCGACGGACGGCGGAGTGCGAACGAGCGACGTCGAGTGCGTCGCCGGAAACACCTACGGCGTGATGGAGTACGTCGACCGGTTCCGGCTCGACGAGGCGCTCGGCGCTACCGTCCCCGACGAGTCACTCACCTACCACGGCCACTGCCACCAGAAGGCCACGAAGAAGGATCATCACGCTGTCGGCGTCCTCCGACGAGCGGGCTACGACATCGACCCGCTGGATTCGGGCTGCTGTGGGATGGCCGGCTCCTTCGGCTACGAGGCCGAGCACCTATCGATGAGTCGAGCCATCGCCGACGTGCTCTTCGAGCAAGTGGACCGGAGCGACGGCGATCGGGTCGTCGCGCCTGGTGCGTCCTGTCGAAGTCAACTCGGCGAGCGCGAAAACACCGAACCGCCACATCCGATCGAGAAACTCGCCGAAACGCTCTGA